The following coding sequences are from one Pelagovum sp. HNIBRBA483 window:
- a CDS encoding DUF3775 domain-containing protein has translation MLAISTDKVAEVIILARELDRGEGEFDAFVERLNEDEQASLVALFWIGRGSFEAEELGEAIATARAEATTPTSEYLKGSPHLADHLENGLDALGISASDEEDQLY, from the coding sequence ATGCTCGCAATATCGACCGACAAAGTAGCCGAAGTCATTATCCTTGCACGAGAACTGGATCGTGGAGAGGGAGAATTTGACGCCTTCGTAGAGCGGCTCAACGAAGACGAGCAGGCCTCATTGGTTGCCCTCTTCTGGATCGGACGGGGCAGCTTTGAAGCCGAAGAACTCGGGGAAGCTATTGCTACGGCTCGCGCAGAAGCAACAACACCAACTTCAGAGTACCTCAAAGGCTCTCCGCATCTTGCCGATCACCTAGAAAATGGATTGGATGCGCTGGGAATATCCGCCTCAGACGAAGAAGATCAGCTCTATTGA
- a CDS encoding SDR family NAD(P)-dependent oxidoreductase — translation MNKRIWSGKRYWLIGASEGLGRALAHELSRAGCEVVVSARSVDRLQSLVAELPSKALAIPVDVTDRNSVESAASEIGELDGVVYLAGVYWPMSAYEWNNEKADLMGEINFLGASRVVGAVIGNMLRRGRGHIVLTGSLSGFRGLPGAIGYCSSKAGMMSLAESMQADLWNSPVEVQLINPGFIKTRLTDKNDFNMPFILSAEDAAVEMRKHMETGKFKKSFPTIFSWVFRLSQFLPDWAYFRLFGRK, via the coding sequence ATGAACAAGCGCATTTGGAGCGGGAAACGCTACTGGCTGATCGGGGCGAGTGAGGGTCTTGGGCGCGCCCTTGCGCACGAGCTTAGTCGCGCAGGGTGTGAAGTCGTGGTTTCCGCCCGTTCGGTTGACAGACTGCAATCACTTGTTGCTGAACTCCCGAGCAAGGCGTTGGCTATCCCCGTTGACGTAACCGATCGAAATTCTGTGGAGAGCGCCGCCAGCGAAATCGGAGAGCTTGACGGCGTTGTTTATCTTGCGGGCGTATACTGGCCGATGAGCGCTTACGAGTGGAACAATGAAAAAGCTGATCTCATGGGCGAGATAAACTTTCTGGGTGCTTCGCGCGTTGTTGGCGCCGTTATCGGCAATATGCTGCGCCGCGGGAGAGGACATATCGTCCTCACTGGATCGCTGTCAGGCTTCAGAGGTTTACCCGGAGCGATCGGTTATTGCTCCTCAAAAGCTGGAATGATGTCGCTCGCTGAATCAATGCAGGCAGACCTGTGGAATTCGCCGGTTGAAGTTCAGCTTATCAACCCCGGCTTCATCAAGACACGCCTTACCGACAAGAACGATTTCAATATGCCGTTCATCCTTTCGGCAGAAGATGCAGCGGTAGAAATGCGAAAACATATGGAAACAGGCAAGTTCAAGAAAAGCTTCCCAACTATCTTCTCTTGGGTATTCCGGCTCTCTCAATTTCTACCGGACTGGGCCTATTTCCGCCTATTCGGCCGGAAGTAA
- a CDS encoding MFS transporter gives MTTEARAVPLAAYSLMAGVISAAGLPIYIYAPKYFADNFGVSLTTLGSVLFFLRLFDVIQDPILGWISERIGKWRPLAFSLGGFLLAISMIGLFSSNPLLTPLLWFALTISGLFSAFSFLSINFYAFGIAASERLSGGHFRLAAWRESGALIGICIAAIAPALLVNFSAAPFQIFSWCFAALAVVAILAFRKEAGRRSNIKSDPTSIRTVILDRPSRSLLILALINAMPLAVSSTLFLFFVESKLMARGWEGPLLVLFFLAAAVSAPMWSAIAGRIGVRRALMAAMILAILSFGSAYFLSAGDLILFTLICLASGASIGADLTLLPALFAKRMSEISPNGSQGFGLWSFSSKLTLAIAAVTVLPILEASGFSTDAEQQTAFSLDILSMLYALVPISLKVIAIGVLVSIPREQIS, from the coding sequence ATGACCACAGAAGCGCGGGCAGTTCCGCTGGCCGCGTACTCTCTAATGGCAGGTGTCATATCAGCTGCCGGTCTTCCAATTTACATCTACGCGCCCAAGTACTTCGCAGACAATTTCGGCGTATCGCTGACAACACTGGGAAGCGTATTATTCTTTCTAAGGCTCTTCGATGTGATTCAGGATCCCATTCTGGGGTGGATCTCTGAGCGAATCGGAAAGTGGCGCCCATTAGCTTTCTCACTGGGTGGCTTTCTACTCGCTATTTCGATGATCGGCCTATTTTCATCGAACCCTCTATTAACCCCATTGTTGTGGTTCGCGCTCACCATATCCGGACTTTTTTCGGCCTTTAGCTTTCTTTCAATCAATTTCTACGCCTTTGGCATTGCTGCAAGCGAACGCCTCTCAGGTGGCCACTTTCGCCTCGCGGCATGGAGGGAAAGCGGAGCACTCATTGGGATTTGTATCGCCGCAATTGCGCCCGCGTTGCTAGTCAACTTTAGCGCCGCTCCATTTCAAATCTTTAGTTGGTGTTTCGCCGCTTTGGCGGTGGTTGCAATCCTTGCATTCCGCAAGGAAGCGGGGAGGCGTTCCAACATCAAAAGTGACCCCACTTCCATAAGAACCGTGATCCTGGACCGCCCGTCCAGGAGCCTCCTCATACTGGCACTCATCAACGCCATGCCGCTGGCGGTCTCCTCCACTCTCTTTCTATTCTTCGTCGAATCAAAATTGATGGCGCGGGGCTGGGAAGGGCCTTTGCTGGTCTTGTTCTTCTTGGCGGCAGCCGTGTCCGCTCCAATGTGGTCGGCTATCGCCGGTCGCATCGGGGTACGTCGGGCGTTGATGGCGGCAATGATTTTGGCGATCTTGAGCTTCGGCAGCGCATATTTCTTGTCAGCAGGGGACTTGATTTTATTCACGCTCATCTGCCTGGCATCTGGTGCATCGATCGGTGCAGATCTTACCCTCCTACCCGCCCTGTTTGCGAAGCGAATGTCAGAAATTTCTCCTAACGGGAGCCAAGGTTTTGGGCTCTGGTCATTCTCAAGCAAACTGACGCTCGCCATAGCCGCCGTAACAGTTCTCCCGATTTTGGAAGCATCCGGTTTCTCCACCGATGCAGAACAGCAAACAGCGTTTTCTCTGGATATACTCTCAATGCTTTACGCGCTGGTTCCTATTAGTTTGAAAGTCATTGCGATCGGAGTGCTCGTTTCAATTCCGCGAGAACAAATCTCATAA
- a CDS encoding DUF1365 domain-containing protein: MTYIHHIAGETYHGRRGATQNAFRYTVDYVMMDAEKPLPTPYLFSRNARNVASLNDSDHGGAPEKGSGAKWVRKTLEENGIELDGRIEIIAQPRILGHCFNPVSFWLCYDRQGVLRVVIAEVNNTYGDRHSYLCHHDDLRPIRADETLTAKKIFYVSPFQPVAGEYSFRFDIRADRIAIRIEFTSPESGLIATLSGNRTPLTSFSILWALLRRPLGSRRVLALIHWQALRLWQKGVSFRSRPQPPLEEVSR; the protein is encoded by the coding sequence ATGACATACATCCATCACATCGCTGGTGAAACTTATCACGGGCGGCGGGGCGCAACTCAAAATGCGTTCCGCTACACCGTGGACTATGTGATGATGGACGCCGAAAAACCGCTCCCGACTCCTTATCTTTTCAGTAGGAATGCGCGAAACGTAGCCTCTCTCAACGACAGCGACCACGGTGGCGCGCCGGAAAAAGGCTCCGGCGCCAAATGGGTGAGAAAAACTCTAGAAGAGAACGGAATTGAGCTTGATGGACGCATCGAAATAATCGCTCAGCCTCGGATACTAGGGCATTGTTTCAATCCCGTCAGCTTCTGGCTTTGCTATGATCGGCAAGGCGTCCTTCGCGTCGTTATTGCAGAGGTGAACAACACCTACGGTGATCGCCACTCTTATCTTTGCCATCATGATGATCTACGCCCAATCCGCGCCGATGAAACACTAACGGCAAAGAAGATTTTCTATGTTTCGCCCTTTCAGCCAGTGGCAGGGGAATACTCCTTTAGGTTCGATATACGCGCCGATAGAATCGCGATCAGAATAGAATTTACATCTCCTGAAAGTGGGCTCATCGCGACCCTTTCGGGCAATCGGACTCCGCTGACAAGCTTCAGCATACTTTGGGCACTGCTGCGCCGGCCACTGGGTTCACGGCGCGTGTTAGCACTAATCCATTGGCAAGCTCTGAGACTGTGGCAGAAAGGCGTCTCGTTTCGTTCACGGCCACAACCGCCACTGGAAGAGGTTTCACGATGA
- a CDS encoding NAD(P)/FAD-dependent oxidoreductase — protein MPFEKSALAQKTIAVVGAGISGMGAAYKLSQNHRVVLFESEDRLGGHARTRLAGPNADCAVDTGFIVFNYANYPNLAELFDELEVPVVESNMSFGASIDGGRLEYGLAGFGALFAQKRNMLNPRFLRMCRDIFHFNVHALETSQDPNLTVGALIQKLGLGSWFRDYYLAPLSGAIWSTPVEKIMDFPARAMIQFFENHALLHHSGQHQWYTVNGGSREYVSRLENAMGQRGVDIRLGTAVQAVRRDVLGIEIKTWGGEWERFDEVVFATHSDDTLALLADPSPDEISVLGAISYQPNSIVLHSDASIMPKSRKVWSSWVYTEDKDKPSDRIDLTYWMNSLQPWLRRDDFFVTLNSTRPIDEKLIWDEVTLRHPVYDQKALAAQNAARQLNGTNRTWFCGAWMKHGFHEDGLASALDVVRGIDLSEANVGVAAE, from the coding sequence ATGCCGTTCGAGAAAAGCGCCCTGGCGCAAAAGACGATTGCCGTGGTCGGGGCCGGAATTTCTGGAATGGGAGCAGCCTATAAGTTGTCTCAAAACCATCGCGTTGTTCTTTTCGAAAGTGAAGATCGTCTGGGAGGCCATGCCCGCACTCGACTTGCAGGCCCCAACGCCGATTGCGCTGTCGATACAGGCTTTATCGTCTTCAATTACGCAAACTACCCCAATCTGGCAGAATTGTTTGACGAGCTAGAGGTTCCAGTGGTCGAGTCGAACATGTCTTTCGGTGCATCGATTGACGGTGGACGGCTTGAATACGGCTTGGCGGGCTTTGGAGCTCTTTTCGCGCAGAAGAGAAACATGCTGAACCCGCGGTTCCTGCGTATGTGCAGGGACATCTTCCATTTCAACGTGCACGCGCTGGAAACATCTCAGGACCCCAACCTTACAGTCGGCGCGCTTATCCAGAAACTGGGCTTAGGTTCTTGGTTTAGAGACTATTATCTCGCTCCCTTGTCGGGCGCTATTTGGTCGACACCCGTTGAGAAGATTATGGATTTTCCGGCGAGAGCAATGATTCAGTTTTTTGAGAATCATGCATTGCTCCATCACTCTGGCCAGCACCAATGGTACACGGTGAACGGCGGCTCTCGCGAGTATGTATCTCGGCTCGAAAATGCGATGGGTCAGCGAGGCGTTGACATCCGGCTCGGCACAGCAGTTCAGGCAGTCAGAAGGGATGTGCTAGGTATAGAAATCAAAACATGGGGCGGCGAATGGGAACGTTTTGATGAAGTCGTTTTCGCCACACATTCTGACGATACCTTAGCACTGCTTGCAGACCCCTCACCGGACGAAATATCGGTGCTTGGTGCAATCAGTTACCAACCGAACTCTATTGTCTTGCACTCGGATGCTTCGATCATGCCAAAATCAAGAAAGGTTTGGTCTTCATGGGTCTACACTGAAGATAAAGACAAACCTTCGGATCGCATCGATCTCACCTACTGGATGAACTCCCTTCAACCGTGGCTGCGGCGGGATGATTTCTTCGTGACACTGAACAGCACCCGCCCAATTGATGAAAAGCTAATTTGGGACGAGGTGACACTCCGGCATCCGGTCTACGATCAAAAAGCGCTGGCCGCTCAAAATGCTGCAAGACAGCTCAACGGGACCAATCGCACATGGTTTTGTGGTGCTTGGATGAAACATGGCTTCCACGAAGACGGGCTTGCAAGCGCTTTGGATGTCGTTCGCGGCATAGACCTTTCCGAAGCGAATGTTGGGGTCGCCGCAGAATGA
- a CDS encoding sigma-70 family RNA polymerase sigma factor produces the protein MQRIQEAADSRAFADLYQFFAPRVKAFIIKTGSTPDVAEEVTQEVLATVWRKAKLFDPTKASVSTWIFTIARNRRIDIVRKVRRPEPEDLVWGPEAEPDQADAMALQQETEQLSEALANLPEKQRILIEKAYFSELSHREIAEQTGLPLGTIKSRIRLALERLRYSIK, from the coding sequence ATGCAACGCATTCAAGAGGCGGCAGATAGCCGTGCGTTCGCGGACCTTTACCAGTTTTTTGCACCACGGGTGAAAGCATTCATCATCAAGACGGGTTCAACGCCCGACGTAGCAGAGGAAGTGACACAGGAAGTTCTGGCAACAGTTTGGCGAAAGGCCAAGCTGTTTGATCCGACTAAAGCGAGTGTATCGACTTGGATTTTTACCATCGCACGAAACCGTCGGATTGACATCGTTCGAAAGGTGCGACGGCCTGAACCTGAAGATCTTGTATGGGGGCCTGAGGCGGAGCCGGATCAAGCAGATGCGATGGCTTTGCAACAGGAAACTGAGCAACTGAGCGAGGCACTTGCAAATTTGCCTGAAAAACAGCGAATATTAATTGAGAAAGCCTATTTCAGCGAGCTGAGCCACAGAGAAATTGCGGAACAAACCGGTTTACCACTGGGCACGATCAAATCGCGAATTAGGTTAGCGCTTGAAAGGCTGCGCTACAGCATAAAGTGA
- a CDS encoding ChrR family anti-sigma-E factor — protein MTEIKHHLTDALLMAYSAGSMPEAFSLVVATHISMCDDCRARMGSFDAVGGELLMEAGAAEMTAGSLDAVMRMIAGEEPEPLLEKSHDNVEYLFPEPLRNYVDCSPDDIKWKKVGGGVSQLVLPTKGEGTVRLLNIPGGVAVPDHGHRGTELTLVLQGAFSDEVDRFGVGDIEVANEDFDHQPIAAPGVACICLAATDAPLRFSGLLPKIAQKFVGI, from the coding sequence ATGACCGAAATAAAACATCACCTTACCGACGCCCTCTTGATGGCTTACTCTGCAGGTTCAATGCCTGAAGCTTTCAGCTTGGTCGTGGCAACCCACATTTCGATGTGTGATGACTGCCGTGCGCGAATGGGTAGTTTTGATGCTGTTGGTGGGGAGCTGCTTATGGAAGCGGGCGCTGCCGAAATGACGGCAGGCTCACTGGATGCTGTGATGAGAATGATCGCGGGAGAAGAACCTGAGCCGTTGCTTGAGAAATCGCATGATAATGTAGAGTATCTTTTCCCCGAGCCGCTGCGCAATTACGTTGACTGCTCTCCGGATGACATCAAATGGAAGAAAGTCGGCGGAGGCGTATCGCAGTTGGTGCTTCCGACAAAAGGGGAAGGAACAGTGCGATTGCTAAACATCCCAGGTGGTGTAGCTGTGCCGGATCATGGGCATAGAGGAACGGAACTAACTTTGGTGCTTCAAGGTGCGTTTAGCGACGAAGTGGATCGATTTGGGGTTGGTGACATTGAGGTGGCTAACGAGGATTTCGACCACCAGCCCATAGCGGCACCCGGTGTGGCTTGCATCTGCTTGGCGGCAACTGACGCACCGCTCCGCTTCTCCGGACTGCTTCCGAAAATTGCGCAGAAGTTTGTAGGTATATAA
- a CDS encoding DNA recombination protein RmuC: MISIGETSLDLSNAQDVGILLLFVLPVVLVILLLRTGQRVRKSSEAVMQMASQMSGLGQRVQSLSDGQQQLFGGLNSVAEAQAQQQSKTLQLMEQRLSSVTEAMNQNLSSSARNTAQSLGELQQRLKTIDKAQENITKLSGDVLSLQDILSNKQTRGAFGEIQLNDIVSKALPADSYNLQHTLSNGKRADCLIQLPNPPGSIVIDSKFPLEPYERLRNAKTEQELSVAARELKAAIRAHIRAISEKYIIEGETADGALMFLPSEAIYAELHANFSEVVREGFTARVWIVSPTTCMATLNTMRAILKDARMREQAGAIRKELGLLYQDVDRLGQRVENLDRHFGQAAKDISDIKISAEKAGKRARRLDNFDFEELAPETDEAILPLTPPQK, from the coding sequence ATGATTTCAATTGGCGAAACCTCTCTCGATCTCAGCAATGCCCAAGATGTAGGCATCTTGCTGCTGTTCGTTCTGCCTGTAGTACTCGTCATTCTGCTCTTGCGCACAGGTCAGCGGGTTAGAAAGTCTAGCGAAGCGGTGATGCAGATGGCATCACAGATGAGTGGGCTAGGGCAGCGCGTTCAAAGCCTTTCAGACGGGCAGCAGCAGCTATTTGGTGGGCTGAACTCGGTTGCCGAGGCGCAGGCTCAACAGCAAAGCAAGACACTTCAATTGATGGAACAAAGGCTCAGCAGCGTCACCGAAGCGATGAACCAAAATCTTTCCAGTTCTGCCAGAAACACTGCCCAATCACTTGGCGAACTCCAGCAACGTCTCAAGACAATCGACAAAGCACAAGAAAACATCACAAAACTCTCAGGCGACGTTTTGTCGTTGCAGGATATCCTGTCAAACAAACAAACACGCGGAGCATTTGGCGAAATTCAGCTGAACGATATTGTCTCCAAAGCTCTACCAGCTGACAGCTATAATCTTCAGCACACACTATCAAACGGCAAGCGAGCGGACTGCCTGATCCAGTTGCCCAATCCACCTGGCTCTATTGTCATCGACAGTAAATTTCCGCTCGAACCTTATGAGCGACTTCGCAACGCTAAAACGGAGCAAGAGCTTTCTGTAGCAGCGCGTGAACTCAAAGCAGCGATCAGAGCACATATTCGAGCGATCTCGGAAAAATACATTATCGAGGGAGAGACAGCTGACGGCGCGCTAATGTTCCTTCCCTCCGAGGCTATTTACGCGGAACTTCACGCAAACTTCTCCGAAGTTGTTCGTGAGGGCTTCACTGCGAGAGTCTGGATTGTCTCTCCTACCACCTGCATGGCGACGCTGAATACGATGCGTGCGATTCTCAAGGATGCACGTATGCGTGAACAAGCCGGTGCTATCAGAAAAGAACTTGGTTTACTTTATCAGGACGTGGATCGCCTCGGACAACGGGTCGAAAATCTAGATCGTCACTTCGGGCAAGCCGCCAAAGATATCTCTGATATCAAAATAAGCGCTGAGAAGGCAGGAAAACGTGCCCGACGACTTGATAATTTCGATTTCGAAGAGCTCGCGCCTGAAACGGATGAGGCGATACTTCCGCTCACCCCACCCCAAAAGTAA